One genomic segment of bacterium includes these proteins:
- a CDS encoding N-acetyltransferase: MEQKVIHEKENERFVIYTEGNEVYVEYTMRNNEMNLYHTYTHPALRGKGLAALVVKAALEFVKENNLKVIPTCSYTQAFLAKNDEYKSLVSD, encoded by the coding sequence ATGGAACAGAAAGTAATTCACGAAAAAGAAAATGAACGCTTTGTTATTTATACTGAAGGAAATGAAGTATATGTTGAGTATACGATGAGAAATAACGAAATGAATTTGTATCACACTTACACCCATCCAGCTTTGCGCGGGAAAGGTTTAGCGGCTCTGGTTGTCAAAGCCGCTTTGGAATTTGTAAAAGAAAATAATTTGAAAGTTATTCCAACGTGCTCTTATACTCAGGCATTCCTCGCAAAGAATGATGAGTATAAAAGTCTGGTCAGTGACTAA
- a CDS encoding HAD family phosphatase, whose amino-acid sequence MKVKKYSAIVFDLGMVLIPFDYTIAVKRLNQIEQNLGSRFIEYYNSNYHLHREFEKGMITESEFINKMLAIVNHKLDRETFCKIYSEIFSVNEDVVALLPVLKNDYKLFLLSNTNSIHQKYGWQKYEFLKYFDELILSHEVKSLKPEEEIYRAVEAASGFSSKEHFYIDDIPEYVDAAKKIGWDAVQFVDYDRLIIDLKNRDIF is encoded by the coding sequence ATGAAAGTAAAAAAATACTCTGCTATTGTCTTTGACCTCGGAATGGTTCTTATACCTTTCGATTATACCATTGCTGTAAAAAGATTAAACCAGATTGAGCAAAATCTCGGCAGCAGATTCATTGAGTATTATAATTCCAATTATCACTTGCATCGGGAATTTGAAAAAGGGATGATAACCGAATCTGAATTCATAAATAAAATGCTGGCAATTGTTAATCATAAACTTGACCGGGAAACTTTTTGCAAAATTTATTCAGAGATTTTTTCCGTTAATGAGGATGTCGTTGCTTTATTGCCGGTACTTAAAAATGATTACAAATTATTTCTGCTTTCAAATACAAACTCAATTCATCAGAAGTACGGCTGGCAGAAATATGAATTCCTGAAATATTTTGATGAGCTGATTTTATCTCACGAGGTAAAATCACTAAAACCAGAAGAAGAAATCTACCGTGCAGTTGAGGCGGCATCCGGTTTTTCATCTAAAGAGCATTTTTATATTGATGACATTCCGGAATATGTCGATGCTGCAAAGAAGATTGGCTGGGATGCAGTTCAGTTTGTTGATTATGACCGGCTAATAATCGATCTTAAGAACAGAGACATATTTTAG